The following proteins are co-located in the Calliphora vicina chromosome 2, idCalVici1.1, whole genome shotgun sequence genome:
- the LOC135951016 gene encoding basic-leucine zipper transcription factor A-like, with amino-acid sequence MIIMLLEHNNSYIIERIQSNHNKQKLQEGKYTFKTIKMTTPSTTTTNYKINTETAANEATLYTQQEQEHLLIQQQQHQQQQQQQHLIRMQQHLMQQNIMTTSPLQHLNNIFGLNLNNSPAVSTMPLAASPIFHPNNLQHLLVGVTPQQQQQFQQIYQEFYGNMLPQQQHYHHEQQILRDLIQATNMDTTTTNMETLAPVVGACAGSSGMLKTETCHKSSLPAHTTQQTTAALTNSTTTLSPLETFVVNTVGLNHRHHHHQPHHHQQRHHNDDGNMASLERQHNETAHANQKQQLQLQQHYKQSNNKLLKSQTTLTSTLASIVTATAKSHTATTNTAVDLLDADIKTSVGNLSMTSLTPVNTTTATTSITTSSSSPTSSTLLLSATNNLGKSI; translated from the coding sequence ATGATTATAATGCTGCTTGAACATAATAATTCGTACATTATCGAACGTATCCAAAGTAATCACAATAAGCAAAAACTACAAGAAGgtaaatacacatttaaaaccataaaaatgaCAACACCTTCTACAACgacaacaaattataaaatcaatacCGAGACAGCCGCAAACGAGGCAACGCTTTACACGCAACAGGAACAAGAGCACCTTCtaatacaacaacagcaacatcagcagcagcaacaacagcaacacttAATACGAATGCAGCAACATTTGATGCAACAAAACATAATGACTACTTCTCCATTGcaacatttaaataatattttcggtttaaatctaaacaattcgcCCGCAGTCAGCACCATGCCACTGGCTGCTTCACCCATATTTCATCCAAATAATTTGCAACATTTATTGGTGGGGGTAACAccccagcagcagcaacaatttcaacaaatatatcAAGAGTTTTATGGCAACATGTTGCCGCAACAACAACACTACCACCATGAACAACAGATTCTAAGAGATCTAATACAAGCCACCAACATGGACACAACCACAACAAATATGGAAACACTTGCACCGGTTGTTGGGGCATGTGCGGGTAGTTCGGGTATGCTAAAAACTGAAACATGCCACAAATCCTCATTACCCGCACACACAACACAACAAACGACTGCGGCATTAACAAACTCCACAACAACATTGTCGCCTTTGGAGACGTTTGTTGTGAATACGGTGGGTCTGAATCAtcgccatcatcatcatcaaccgCACCATCATCAGCAGCGTCATCATAATGATGATGGTAATATGGCTTCATTAGAGCGACAACATAATGAGACTGCTCACGCTAACCAGAAACAACAGCTACAGCTACAGCAACATTATAAACAAAGCAATAACAAATTGCTAAAATCACAGACCACCTTAACATCAACTTTGGCTTCAATAGTCACAGCCACAGCAAAATCTCATACTGCAACAACAAATACTGCTGTTGATCTACTGGATGCTGACATCAAAACTAGTGTTGGTAACTTATCAATGACATCTTTGACACCTGTTAAtactacaacagcaacaacatcaatTACAACTTCATCATCATCGCCGACGTCGTCAACTTTATTGTTGTCTGCCACAAACAACTTGGGTAAgtcaatttaa